From the genome of Seriola aureovittata isolate HTS-2021-v1 ecotype China chromosome 18, ASM2101889v1, whole genome shotgun sequence:
cccagaaaTCCATCCATTGCTATTGATTTCCTAGTTGTTGTTTGTCAGATtctatatttattcatttactgtatgtatgaatgatgcagtttgatttaaaactgtaacatactgtagttatttttaaatttttatacaccaacaaacaattttttaaaaattatatacagtatatacacacacatatatatatatatatagtatatatatgtatatattatatattttaccTTAGAATTTTTatcctttgtttctttttctaatgTATAACTTTCTATCTTTACTcttgttgtaattatttttcattattgctCACTAAGCTTTTTAACAACCTGCATTTCACAgcacataaatacaaatgttgATTCTGTGAATATGAATTAACTATTGATAattctgttgatttttttaattttttttttttattatgaattaattaattcgGTTATAAAATGTTTGAGAAATGTGCAAGTTTCCAAGTGTCTCTCTTGTTTTGTTGGTccaacaaaaatattcagtttccagtgatttaaaagcagcaaatttcTCACTTTGTAGATGCTGGaaatatttgccatttttcataataattaacttaatgaAGCATCAAAATGATGATTAAccacatattttatttctgtcaacaaatcaaataattaattaGCTTCATCCGTAATGTACATCAAAGAGCTTCGgttgtttttatcattaatcTGCAGATACTTTTGCTTTGATAAATTAATTCAATTGTTTGATCTATAATTTTACGGGATGATTTCTCAAAATTGCTGAATTTTTTTCCAGCTATAGACGACCAATTAAACCAGCAAATATCCATGTTTAAGAAGATGGAACCAGTTTAATATATTTGGCCCTTTCGCTTAAAAaaggactttttgtttttaaaatagttgccaattaattatCTGTAAATCAGATAACTGTTGAACTGGCAGATTGTGATTGTTTCAGCTACAATGAGCATTACAGCACAGTTTCCTCTGTTGAACCAGCAGGTGAAAACAGTCAAATATTCACTGTAGTGTCGCAGACGactctgagaagctggaacagtTTACTTCTTTACAGTAACAACATGGAACAAATGGAAGAAACTGTTTGTATGAAGTTTGTGATTTGAGAAGTTAATTTTAGTCTGAGCTGTAATCACTGGATTTGTATTGTCTTCGtttgggggaggggaggggggagagtaGAGACGCAGGACTGTAATAAGGAGAGACATAAATCGTAAGTAAAAATATTGgaggatgtttttatgttgattcattgattaatcaactgatcatttcagttctattacaaattacaaaaagtGAAGGaagaattaagaaaaaaaaacgatatattCTAAATTCTTTCTCACATGCTCTTGGAAACACTGATGAGCTGTTTGAGATGCCAGTCATTTTACATTGAGGCTCCCACTCACGGCGGCCATGCGGGTTGAGGCCACTTGTACGggaagggtcaaaggtcacggccCCCACCTGGACGCCGGTGTCACGTCCAGCTGACACGCGTCATAAACACAGAGGATCAGCCTGAACACGCGTCTCTGTACGAATCATCGTTTCATCTGAATGACTGATGAGTTTCTACGTGAATGAAGCTTCACGCCGTCTCAGATCCAAACCAACCAAACCTTCAGcaaacagcccccccccccccccccccctcaaacCGCAACACCCCACCCTCCATGTTCCCTTGTCTCAGTTGGGGTCAGAGGGTAAGTGTTGTCACATGGTCGACATAGCTCGCCTAATGACTGACAGGTGGACACGAGAGCTGAACTCTGACTCTGGTTACCAATCAGACACTTCAGAGGCGACTGAGCAAACATGAGAACACGGAAACCTGCAACTGTGTCCACACGAGACGGCGGTGGGACGAGTACGAGGCTCCTGAAGTGTGTAAAAACACTCCGTTATAACTCTGGACGTTTTGTTGTAGATGTTGTAGAtgtgagaagaaaaagattATATCgtatttttgtgatttaaaatgtaaatatgccATCTCTTCTTCAGCGGCTAAAACGACGTTCAAGcggaaaaaatataatttgcattaaaataaaaacccaaagatttCCATTTATGGACTTcctgaaaaatacaatataaataatattaatttaaagttGTGTCTTAAGTAAGTTTGAACAGattcaacatcatcatcatcattagtgATATTGTTTcgactttttcttttatttaatttaatttaatcatcaTCTGAAATTAAAGTATAAAGAGGcataaattaagattttacatactGAAGAAAGAACTTTAAAAATATGACGCACTGTAAAGAATTAAACTATTAAACAGTTTATAGAATTTGATCTCAAACTATTagttgattcatttttcatggtTTCAGCTTCTGCAATGTGACGAACTTCAGCTTTTCCTTGTATTAAATTACAGTAAAGTGAATAAATTTACTGTTAAATGCTGCTTAAATATTAATGCGTGGGTAATAATAATCTAAAGattcagtgcttttatttttgattctttaaatacattttcctgatAATAAAAACTTCTTTCATTGCTGCATCTTAATTGGTCTTTGTTTTCTAATTATTGTAAATTTTACATGCAGACTTGATATTTTGCTATAAGATAAAACAGACAACGATCTGTCTTGGCGGTGCAGCGTTGATCTTGTTTCTCTTTTGGTATAAAACAGTATAGAACGTGCTGGATATTCATCAACAGGATGTTGTTTGTCAGTCTTTCCTGCGCTGAACGTCCCGGGGATCGTTACGAGAAGCAGCGAGGAGAATCCTCAAAGTCAAAACTCCAGCAGTTTAGAAAACATCAGTCAATGTGCTCTCATCCCATTAGCCCATCTAAATGTGGAGCCTAAGCTAACCTCTGCTATTACCCCTAACCAGAGAGCAATCAGACCCTGCAGGCCGCCTTCGCCAGACTGGGGTATTTTTAGAAGTCTCATCAACACAGATAATTACCAGCAATACGaacgagtgtgtgtgcagagtcaTATAGTGGAAACCACAGGGGGGCGACTTTGAGGTTGTAACTGGGGAGGAACTGGGTTGGTTTATTTCTGGAGCATGTGTTGCTCCGGTCCAGGGACCAACAGCTGAGCATGTGCCAGTGCAAGGGCAAGTCATGATGTCTGTCCCCGCGGTGAAGACCAGATGCAGGTTCTGATAATCAACGTCGGTGCTGACCTTCAGCCCGAGCGCACACACTCGGTAACACAatccctgcagtgtgtgtgtgtgtgtgtgtttctcagccTTTTATTACTGCATCACTTTCATTTGTCTCCCACAGGAGAAAAACCGCCGAGTCCTCTGCTCTGTCATTGTGTGATTGGCTCAAGTTGTTACCAAAGCAAACTGGGTTAGCAAACCGCAGGCCTCTTCATCATGTGAGCAGCAGACGGAGGCCGAGACAGATGAAAAGTGAAGTTGGTGATCATCTACACCAACATGTGAAGGTCTGCGGGGGGACAAATGACAGGGAGCGCAGCAGGATCCGCCTAAAGGGAGTTTGTGGTCAGTGTTGTGCATCTCTGTTCATTATTTCAACACATACATCATCAGCGCACGGGACGTCTTCCCAGTGATGTCCTCATGTAGACTGTCGGGGTTTGAGTCCACTGCGGTGAAGAGTTGTCTCTTTTAtcatctgtttgttgttgttaatgtcaCAACACTTATTAATCAGAAGCTCAGCTGCTCGTTACGTCTGTAAATCAGGACGGGCACTAAATTaactaaattattatttacaaagaTGAAGTGAAGCTGGTCGTTTCTATCCGACCTGCTCTGATCGGTGTGAATGCAAATTTCACAATGGTGccgaaaaaagaaaagaagatagTTTGAATGTTCTGGGACTGATTCAGGCTTCAAGTGGAGTCGTGAACCACTGACTCCCTCTGCTGGACAGCACCGAGACCGCAGGACGGAGCCGGCAACGACAAACTGACGTCTGACAGGAAGACAAGCAGAGTTGGACGTATCAAGACGTAATGTCCTGAGAAAGTGTGACAGCAGTCTGAAACATATTCTAATCCATCATCACtaaagaggcaaaaaaacaaccacaaagagacaaaaaatggCCTCAAAGACTCAAGAAAAAtctcagagacacaaaacaactacaaatacatgcaaaacaaccacagagagacacaaatgGTCCCAAAGAGACAAGAAAGGATCttaaagagatgcaaaactacaGCAACTACAAATACACGGAAAACGACCACGTACAACGTACACATATTTTTTACATGGCTGTAAAAAATATGTGGAGACACTAATGGAAGATATTTATCAACTTTACTGAACTGAATTACTCGTCAAATTTGTCCCAAACATTTGTCCTGGACGTGTCCAAGATGTCGCGACGGTCCAGAAACCTGATGTcagtctttaaaaacacattttcacacacgtGGGAAGCCACGCCTCCACGGTTCAAGTAAAGCTTCATGTTTCACTGTTGGACTTTTCTCCATTTGAAGTCAAACACTGAGCCACACGACCagcacgcccccccccccccccccccccgaataACATCCTTTGatgaaattaatatttgatgaaCCTAATGTGTAAAATTGAATGAAATCACTAAGattctttttaattttccatctgcttcaatttatttttagataAATAAACTGTGTTTCACGTagagttttgtatttttcagatGTGCCCGACACCTTGGGGTTTGCAGAATCCTAAATCCTAAATAAAGCgtttacaaaaacatttgctggcaaactgatttatttagtacaaaataaatatcacattcaaacattcacaataTGTAAACTGCTCAGTCTACAGTAcgaagacagacacagacagaatcaCAGACACTAACAGCATCTAATCCGTCAGAGCTGGTTTGATCTTTGACACTTCTGAGGTGAAGttacagttaaagttaaaaacagaaacacgtAGAAGTCGACAACACGGTGAATAAAAGGCTTTAACAACAGTTTACAGCTCGTCTGGCCCGAGCGGTGAGGTCGATGTTGAACGTGTCACAGTCCAGACCTTTCAAATAATGAATCAGGGTCCAACTCCAGTCTACTTCAGAGCCCCGAGAGGAACCTGTGTGTCAGTGTCGACACTCGTTCaccttcactcactcactcactcacagatgTTCACTCAGTTTCTCTCGGTGTGGACGACCACTCCGACACAAACGTCCCCGGCTTCCATAAACCTCCTTCAGAGGTGAGGACTCCTCATCAGGAGTCTCCAGTCATGATGGTGACAAACTCATCCTGGTTtactgaagagagagacagagttcaGGCAGGAAATAACTTTAAACATTAATgctcattttgaatatttttaaagacacattttatgtGATGTCGTCTTTTTATCGTCGCCCTTTTATTGGTTTCACTCCCTCTAATTATCCTTATTTATACTGAATTATATTAtttgtcctccctctgtaaCTCTACCTTATCTCTGTCCTGCTTTTGACCATCactgcttttgatttgtttgtcaaagcactttttaaactctgtttttaaaggttctatataaataaagttattattattaaaaataataaaggaagaaaaactaacgattgttttttaattatcagTCACTGAGAATAACAGTATTTACATCTGTCCATGTATCTGCCATGTGCCTGAAGTCATAAATGAATCATGTTGAACTGGAACATTGCACAGactcacaataataataataataataataaactttatttatatagcacttttatTAACCAggtcacaaagtgctttacaaaaagaaaaggggggattaaaaacaaaagaaaaacaaacatcataaaacagaagtaaattacatgaaaatataaactgtcCGTATCgtgggaaaataaaaaacctcTCCAACACTCATAAAAGCTTtctgataaaaatgtttgagaTCTAAAGACACTAATGATGCTTCCTGTCTGATCTCAGTAGGTCAGTGAAGGTTACCTTTGGTCACCGGCAGAGACCTAGGAACGACCAGCAGACCGTGGTACTGATCACTTACTTTCACCGTCTCCGTCGGTGTCGAACTCGTCGATCATGCTGCGCAGCTCGTCGTCGCTGATGTTCTCCCCGAGCTCTCGAGCGACTCGCCTCAGGTTCCTCAGACTGATCTTTCCAGATTCATCGTCGTCGAACAGCTTGAAGGCTTTCATGATCTCCTCCCTCGGGTCTCGCTCCAGGATGCGATCAGTCACTGCAGAGAGACGTGAACGTGTTCAGGATTTACACATTTGTTCAGACCGTGCGTCACGATTCATCAGTGTCTCTCTACATGGAGATTCAGTTGAACTGAAACTCACCCACTTCGTTGAAATcctcaaatgttatttttccgTTTCCCTCTCGGTCATAGTCTTTAAGAATCTTCAGAACATCCACTTTCTTCACTTCGAAGCCGAGCGCACGCATTGCCACCTGTTGGGAATTTTTGACTGTGATATACATTTAACCGATATACCTTAAGGATCTGAACACTTCTCGATCGATGGATTCATTTACACCCTCGTTTATTAATGGTTTGGGTCTCTGTGCTGCTTGATAAGATTCTCGAACCCACCTGGTTGTTAAATCACATTGGTATCTTCAATAAATTCACTCCTTCATAGAGGGCGTCACCTTCCTCCTAATGCACCAGAGAAAGTGTCGGCAGCattgtatgcctccgccaactCGGCTCGGGCGATATCCGAAATGCAATATCTCCATACAGGTCGGCCCAAATATCATGAGAAATtatatcaatacattttttgtatttcatgtttcagttgttttttgtttttttaaaatcacacattaATTAAGTATATTATTGagttttatgtttcaggtataaacAATGCTGCCcataaacagcagttcaaagttttatttgtcacatgccaagatacaatgtacagtaaagcaaagcagtgagatgaagacagactgtgcaaaactgcaaaagaagaattaaatatgatgatatttgatattatcaaATATCGACCCCAGCCTCCCGGCAACCAGGGGAGTTGTAGGAAAGATGGTGACAATCTCTCCTTTTGTTCCTGAGCTACACGGTTGAATAATGGCCAAAggtttttttgcagaacattatgatgtcacagttaagttgacctttgactggcaaaatctaatcagttcatcccgGAGTCCAAGCGAATGTTTGcaccaaatgtgaagaagttccctcatgGCGTcccagagacagacaaacattcTGCCttttgaaaatgatgtgaactgtgtgtgaaGACGTGAACGGATGAATTGAGTCTTAGAGCCATGTTATGATTAGAACTGTGACgattaatgaataaattgattagttgatcaacataAAATTAAGCAGCAACAGGTAATTTTTCCACATATCTTCTTTAATAGTTGTATCTCTGGAAAGTTTGATAAATATTGTGATAAAAACCATTTACAGTGAGTTTTGGCCACGAGAGACAGAGATTAACCCACTAATTAACAACAACCTCAGCCCTGGTTGTCCCGACCACAGTCTTGTGAAAAGATGTGAGACAGAAGCTGCTTTACTTAGATTTTCTATCTTAGTAAACAAATGactaaaaaggtttttaataaataaaaaggtccTCTGTGAGGTTGTAtttattaagttatttttccattattcattACTGATGGTACATTAATCAAAAGCATCTTCACAACATGTTTGAatgtgaattaaattaaaatatgaatagtATTTTAAAGTCAGTGAAGGTCATGAGTATTGAATAAAATATCTGACTGACTGGTGCCCCTGGCTGCTCACCTTCAGCTCGTGGTAATcaatttctttgtctttgtcggTGTCGAACAACTCGAAAGCTTCtttgatttcatgtttctgATCCTCGGTCAGCTCTCTCCGCTTCTTACGTTTGGTTTTGTCGGCCACGAGCTCCGTTCTGGAAAGACAGACACCAGTGTTACAACTAGTTCAGCGTTATTACTACtgcaaacattttattatacTTTATCAAATATagcaggaaaaaaatggaattgCCAAAGTTAGGGTCACAAATTTAGATGGCTGTGATTGCACAGCGTGTATAGGTCTGTTTATATTTGGTCAACACCTCTTCCATAAAGGTGATCCTCTAGTGTCAGAGCATCAGAGGAGTCACAGATTTGAACCTATTTAAATACTAAACACTAGTTTAAGTAGACAAAGCTGAAGTTTTTCATAGATTCCCATTTGCCAGTTAAAAGGGAAGGTTAAATTACATATGCCAACCATATTTTAATCCAGTTATCAATGTGAAAGGATGTTACACATCTTCATTAAAGCTTTACTCCTTCACCCACTTTCATATTTTTGaaactttgattttatttataaaagcaGGGACTTTCGATTTCACCATTTTTCTATCcagacaacaacaataaaaataaataaataaaaaaaatgtactcCTTCAAACTTGGATTTGATGAACAGGTAGACTCCAGTAACCGGAAATGTAAAACGCAAGTTCAGGTTTGTGATTTCACCACATAAGACCGGGTCTAGATCACAACCTACTATACCTGGACTTGTCAAATCTGGACTAGACTGTCCCAGAAAAGCTAAAGACTGTTTTAAAAAGTTGTGAAactatttattatatttgtgaaaacacataaaaagggGCAACTTCACTGCTTCACCACCTCAGGCAAGGTCCAAACTCGAAACCAGCAGTTGTCATTTAAGTTCAGTTTGTGCCTCTCGAGTATTAGCACACACTCGGGTCACAGAGGTAATCATCGGACTTTTAGCTAACAAAGTAAAGTGATACAGAGcgacaataaaaacatttgaaaggACAGAGGATTcactttaaacttaaaaaacGCAAAAAAATTGGCCATGACACCAACTACTTCCAAACTGTAACTTCGTGAATGAGCTAATTTTGgggatgtttctgttttcaaacaGCCGGCCGTGCTAACGCGAGCTAACGTGAATGAGCTAGCCTTCGTGCTACTGCTAGCGATTTGAAATGAGTTGTAACGGAGAAAATGAAGAGGGTGGTGGAGTCAGACGGGTTTACCTCAGAGACAGACTCATTGTCGGTGGATTTGGAGATTTATAAAACCTTAAAATCCAACGTTAAACACAGAGAAGCCAGAGACCGGCAACACAACAGATACGTTTATCCGCGCTCCCTCAGAAGCCTCCCATTGGTCGGCTGTTACCGGGCAGCAGCAAAGTGTTATCTGATTGGTTTTACGtcatagcttctttttttttgtttttttcaacaaacTTTATTGAGAACCAACTAAGGTGGACAGTACCATTCAGAAATTATTCAGACTTTTTGCACCTTTTATTATGTTGCAGATTTaattgtatttccattttatccaTAATTAATACTGTTCAACTATTATtgttatctatttatctatctatctgatgAAAAAAGTCAACACGTTTAGAaagttttgaaattttatttaaaaaaaaaaaaaaatcaaaaacttaaATCTACCATTTACTACAGTATTCAGACCAGTCATCGAGAATATTGGGGAAGCTGCTTTGGCAGCAGTTACAGCTTCGTGTCTTCTTGGTTAAGTCTCTACAGGTTTTTCACACCTGGATATGGACAGTTTATTACATTCTTCCTGTCAGACTTCATGTGAAGCGTCTTAACTGACATCTTCAGCCCCCTCGGGTTTCGGTCTAGGCTTTGgcattgttgtcattgttgtgcTGAAAGATGAACTGTCATCCGAGTCCTGGGTCACATGGAGTCTGGAGGAAGTTTTCTTCAAGTatctctctgtatttggctgcattgATCCTTCCTTCAgttctgaccagtctccctggTCCTGTCGCTGAGaagccaccccccccccccatagcaTGATGCTGCTACCACCATCTTCACTGTAGGGCTGGTGttagccaggtgatgagcagaGCCTGGTGTTTGGAGTTCTGCCCAGAGGgttcagtttttgtctcatcagaccagagagtCTTTCCTGAGTCCTTTAAACGGTGTTTGACAAACTCCAGCAGACTGTCATGTGTCTTTTACTCACAGTGGCTTCTGTCTTgccactttacaataaaaaccTGATTTGTGGAGAGCTGCTAAGATGGTCGTCTTTCCGGCTGGATCTCCCATCTCTACAGTGAACTTCTGAAGTTCTGTTAGAGTGACCGTTGGATTCTTGGTCACCTGCCTGACTAAGGCCCTTCTTGCCCTGTTACTCAGTTTTGCCGGACGCCcaactctaggaagagtcctggtggttccaaacttcttccatttcactATTATAGAcgccactgtgctcctgggaacactcaaagctttagaaatggttttatagCCTTGCCCTGATTTATGCCTCGCCACAATTTTATCACGGAGGTCTACAGAGAGCTCCTCAGACTTTATGGCttggtgtttgtctctgttgctCACCTTCAACTTGTGGTAATCAatttctttatctttgtcaGTGTCCAACAACTCGAGGGATTCATTGATTTCATGTTTCTGATCCTTGGTgagttctttctttctcttacatTTGGTTTTGTCGGCCACAAGCTCCGTTCTGGAAAGATAGACGCCAGTGTTACAACTAATTCTGtgagcaacaaacaaaaacatacaaaaaccaCTATACCTTAACTTCAAATGGAGGACTACATTAACAAAGACAGCATAAAAAGACTATAAAACTATTTCAAATTTGTAAAATCTTTGCTCTATTTGTGAAAACATATCAAATATAGACTACCTTATCCCAAAAAAGTTGAAGattgtttaaaaacacaatttcagaGTTGCAAAACTTTTATTCTATTTGTGAAAACTGAACTCGGAACAACAACTCAGGGACTTGTCAATGTTTGGTTGATGCTGGGAACTTTTGATAAACGGTACAAATTCACGTATTGCATATAATACTTTATGCtaacatttaatataataatttgtATTGGGTTGTAACCACTAGGTGCTGTCAACATAGAGTGAGTTGGATTAGTTAGAAAAGTTATTTATTAGCTGTGACCATGATAATAACTAACGCAAATAGTGGAAACAGCTATCAACGTGATTTAATGTTCAgatcaataaaatgcaaaacatcaTGTTGATTTAAAGCACGTGAACACACCAAAGTCAGAAGAACAACTCAAACACTGGAAATGGGATTATCCGAGGTGCACGTGAATGCAGCGTACCTACTACAATTTTTAGCTATTTAATTAAGATATGCGATAAAAACGCGTCTGTGGTGACATTAAACTGCAGCAGAAATTACTGTAGAGGTCCCAAAATCTGATGGGGATTTACTGTAACACCCGTTAAATTTTCGTTACCTCTAACAGCTGCATTAAGATTCACTTCAACTGTAATTTAGTGAATGAGATCATTCTGTTTTCAAATAGCCAAacatgctaacgctagctaacgTGAATTAGCTAGCCTTCG
Proteins encoded in this window:
- the cetn3 gene encoding centrin-3 encodes the protein MSLSLRTELVADKTKRKKRRELTEDQKHEIKEAFELFDTDKDKEIDYHELKVAMRALGFEVKKVDVLKILKDYDREGNGKITFEDFNEVVTDRILERDPREEIMKAFKLFDDDESGKISLRNLRRVARELGENISDDELRSMIDEFDTDGDGEINQDEFVTIMTGDS
- the LOC130186951 gene encoding centrin-3-like, yielding MSLSRRTELVADKTKCKRKKELTKDQKHEINESLELLDTDKDKEIDYHKLKVSNRDKHQAIKSEELSVDLRDKIVARHKSGQGYKTISKALSVPRSTVASIIVKWKKFGTTRTLPRVGRPAKLSNRARRALVRQVTKNPTVTLTELQKFTVEMGDPAGKTTILAALHKSGFYCKVARQKPL